One genomic region from Verrucomicrobiia bacterium encodes:
- a CDS encoding AMP-binding protein has protein sequence MNALTQLKTGWQSLPKDTIRRLQGEQLHSWLKDNVLPFSKHYRELFHERGLSADDIQTVDDLRLLPFTSKVDLLATPEAPTKSRDFILAPNPKELSKRPSTIFRALMHGSDAVKRELQHEFRPTFMTSTTGRSADPVPFVYSGHDMDLLRSTGLRLFKVCEAHSDYRLLNFFPYAPHLAFWQTHYGATEFGVFMLSTGGGKVMGTEGNLRMLRKIQPDVLIGMPTFIYHVLQEAVQEGVTCPNLKRIVLGGEKVPDGMRRKLAHFAEEMGAKDIDVISTYGFTEAKCAWAECPCSVDETPTGFHLYPDTGIIEIIDPVSGEVVPDGHPGEIVYTPLDSRGSVVLRYRTGDCIDGGLTYEECPYCERKVPRLVGRISRTSEIREMHLDKLKGTLIDFNELEHVLDDAPGIGAWQLELRKQHDDPLDLDEVILHVNALSDATQDQVTRSLNHRFAAHTEFRPNRVEFHDAATMRELQGVGTQLKEQKVVDHRPKGNGTKANSVSSNGKHSEMEVAS, from the coding sequence ATGAATGCGCTGACCCAGCTCAAAACCGGATGGCAGTCGCTGCCTAAGGATACAATCCGCCGCCTGCAAGGCGAGCAATTGCACTCGTGGCTGAAGGACAACGTGCTGCCTTTCTCCAAACATTATCGCGAGCTCTTTCACGAACGCGGCTTAAGCGCGGATGATATCCAAACGGTGGATGATTTGCGGCTGTTGCCTTTTACCAGCAAGGTGGACCTGCTCGCCACGCCGGAAGCGCCGACTAAGTCCCGCGATTTCATCCTCGCACCTAATCCGAAGGAATTATCGAAACGTCCCAGCACCATCTTCCGTGCGTTGATGCACGGTAGCGATGCGGTAAAGCGTGAACTGCAACATGAATTCCGCCCGACATTCATGACTAGCACGACGGGTCGTTCCGCCGATCCAGTGCCGTTTGTTTACAGCGGGCATGATATGGATTTACTCCGCAGCACGGGACTGCGGCTCTTCAAGGTATGTGAAGCGCACAGTGATTATCGCCTGTTGAACTTCTTTCCGTATGCGCCGCATCTGGCCTTCTGGCAGACGCATTACGGAGCCACGGAGTTCGGCGTATTCATGCTCAGCACGGGCGGTGGCAAGGTGATGGGCACGGAGGGTAATCTGCGAATGCTGCGGAAGATCCAGCCGGATGTGCTCATCGGCATGCCGACCTTTATCTATCACGTCCTTCAAGAGGCGGTGCAGGAGGGTGTGACTTGCCCGAACTTGAAACGCATCGTCTTAGGCGGCGAGAAAGTGCCAGATGGAATGCGCCGTAAGCTCGCGCACTTCGCGGAAGAGATGGGGGCGAAGGATATCGATGTCATTAGCACCTACGGTTTCACGGAAGCCAAGTGTGCGTGGGCAGAGTGCCCTTGCTCAGTGGATGAAACGCCTACGGGTTTTCATCTGTATCCAGACACGGGAATCATCGAGATCATCGATCCGGTGAGCGGTGAAGTGGTGCCGGATGGGCATCCGGGCGAAATCGTTTACACGCCCTTGGATTCGCGCGGCAGCGTGGTGCTGCGGTATCGCACGGGCGATTGCATCGATGGCGGGCTGACGTATGAGGAGTGTCCGTATTGCGAACGGAAAGTGCCGCGGCTCGTCGGTCGCATCTCCCGCACATCGGAGATCCGTGAGATGCATTTGGACAAACTGAAAGGCACGCTCATCGACTTCAACGAACTGGAGCACGTGCTGGATGACGCGCCTGGCATCGGTGCCTGGCAGCTCGAACTGCGCAAGCAACACGATGATCCGCTGGACCTAGATGAAGTGATCCTGCACGTGAACGCCTTGAGCGATGCCACGCAAGATCAAGTGACGCGCAGTCTCAATCATCGTTTCGCCGCTCACACAGAGTTTCGTCCCAATCGCGTCGAGTTCCATGACGCAGCGACGATGCGTGAGCTGCAAGGTGTCGGCACACAGCTCAAGGAGCAAAAAGTTGTGGATCATCGCCCGAAAGGGAACGGGACGAAAGCCAACAGCGTATCTTCAAATGGGAAACACTCTGAGATGGAGGTGGCATCGTGA
- a CDS encoding SGNH/GDSL hydrolase family protein has product MRPLADDGRVNTRFLSARQLVCALALSFASLSFAQTYEVKPSAPEFEKFKPLQAPEAPAKLQLKQGDKLAIIGDSITEQKMYSRIMETYLTVCTPDLGITVRQYGWSGERASGFIKRLTNDCLRFGPTFATTCYGMNDHRYVPYTDEIGADYRANSLAIIRSFKANNVRMIHGSPGTVGKMPHWVKSASGTVEDLNLNLLNLRNSGIEMAKQEGVGFADIFWPMYTGGYFAQKKFGPDFMVSGKDGVHPGWAGQVVMAYAFLKSMGLDGDIGTLTVDLKKKKGTASMGHEALAGTGEEFTFKSSRYPFCASGPENLDSSIRGGMSVVPFNQDLNRLMLVVKGATKKNYKVTWGTETHTYTKEELTKGVNLAADFVTNPFSDAFKKVDDAVLAKQTFETQQIKKDFRSPEAKADMEAVVTKTEAQRTPLAEAIKKSFVPVTHTVKIVAE; this is encoded by the coding sequence TTGAGGCCACTTGCCGATGATGGCCGGGTGAACACACGCTTTCTTTCCGCTCGCCAGCTGGTCTGCGCCCTTGCGCTTTCCTTTGCTTCTTTAAGCTTTGCCCAGACCTACGAGGTCAAGCCATCCGCACCTGAATTCGAGAAATTCAAGCCCCTCCAAGCGCCTGAAGCTCCCGCCAAGTTGCAACTGAAGCAGGGCGACAAGCTCGCGATCATCGGCGACTCCATCACGGAGCAAAAGATGTATTCGCGCATCATGGAGACGTATCTTACCGTCTGCACGCCGGACCTCGGCATCACGGTGCGCCAATACGGCTGGAGCGGTGAACGCGCCTCCGGCTTCATCAAACGCCTCACGAATGACTGCCTGCGCTTCGGACCTACTTTTGCTACGACCTGTTACGGTATGAACGATCATCGTTATGTGCCTTACACGGATGAGATCGGTGCGGACTATCGCGCGAACTCCCTCGCCATCATTCGTTCGTTCAAGGCGAACAACGTGCGCATGATCCATGGTTCACCGGGGACCGTGGGTAAGATGCCTCATTGGGTTAAGAGTGCGAGCGGCACGGTGGAGGATTTGAATTTGAACCTCCTCAACCTTCGCAACAGCGGCATCGAGATGGCGAAGCAGGAAGGCGTGGGGTTTGCGGACATCTTCTGGCCGATGTATACGGGCGGCTATTTCGCGCAGAAGAAATTTGGACCGGATTTCATGGTCTCAGGCAAAGACGGCGTGCATCCGGGTTGGGCCGGGCAGGTGGTGATGGCGTATGCATTCCTCAAATCCATGGGCCTTGATGGCGATATCGGCACACTCACTGTGGATTTGAAGAAAAAGAAAGGGACTGCCTCCATGGGCCACGAAGCATTAGCCGGTACGGGCGAAGAGTTCACCTTCAAGAGCAGCCGCTATCCCTTCTGCGCAAGCGGGCCGGAGAATCTGGACAGCAGCATCCGTGGTGGCATGAGCGTGGTGCCGTTCAATCAAGACCTGAACCGCCTGATGCTCGTCGTGAAAGGTGCTACGAAAAAGAATTACAAAGTCACTTGGGGCACCGAGACGCACACCTACACGAAGGAAGAACTCACCAAAGGCGTGAACCTCGCCGCAGACTTCGTCACTAATCCGTTCAGTGACGCATTCAAGAAAGTGGATGATGCCGTGCTGGCGAAGCAAACTTTCGAGACTCAGCAGATCAAGAAAGATTTCCGCAGTCCTGAAGCCAAGGCCGATATGGAAGCTGTGGTAACGAAGACAGAAGCGCAACGCACGCCGCTCGCGGAAGCCATCAAGAAGTCCTTTGTGCCCGTCACGCACACTGTGAAGATCGTCGCCGAATAA
- a CDS encoding SdpI family protein: protein MNLLKKEWLQLFILAVPFCAAALLWDKLPEKVPSHWNAAGQIDAYSGKTFGILLLPITNAAVALLMAVVPFIDPKLKQQSTEAQASSRQTIRTIRLALTSFFSCFSLLILAVAFGWFRNGTAFAHYIYIGLGMLFIVLGNFMTKLKPNRFVGIRTPWTLASPEVWAKTHRLGGPVMVASGFIMLVMLLVVPFEKYAFYVVLPIVLGMASITSVYSYILYRKESPNTSAVR from the coding sequence ATGAATTTGCTAAAAAAAGAGTGGCTGCAACTGTTCATCCTCGCCGTGCCATTTTGCGCCGCCGCCCTGCTGTGGGATAAGCTGCCAGAGAAAGTGCCCTCTCACTGGAATGCGGCCGGCCAGATAGACGCCTACTCCGGCAAGACATTCGGCATATTGTTGCTGCCGATCACCAATGCCGCCGTTGCCTTGCTCATGGCAGTCGTGCCCTTCATCGACCCAAAACTAAAGCAGCAAAGCACGGAAGCCCAAGCTAGTTCGCGTCAAACCATCCGCACTATCCGGCTGGCATTGACGAGCTTCTTCTCCTGCTTCTCGTTGCTGATCCTGGCGGTGGCGTTTGGCTGGTTTCGCAATGGCACTGCTTTCGCCCATTACATTTACATCGGTCTGGGGATGCTGTTCATCGTGCTGGGAAACTTTATGACGAAGCTGAAACCCAACCGCTTTGTGGGCATTCGCACACCTTGGACGCTCGCTTCTCCTGAAGTGTGGGCCAAGACTCATCGCTTGGGTGGGCCCGTGATGGTCGCGTCAGGGTTTATCATGTTGGTGATGCTATTGGTCGTGCCTTTTGAGAAGTATGCTTTTTACGTGGTTTTGCCCATTGTGCTGGGGATGGCATCGATCACTTCGGTTTACTCTTACATTCTGTATCGGAAAGAATCTCCGAACACATCAGCCGTACGCTAA
- a CDS encoding patatin-like phospholipase family protein — MFAPLTANLPAIDTITKIGTLLGKETNRRPLIVSLVNHDAAFALTDWLKSPPHLNGEFILTPAIDQTHGDTDWLSAKLGDEAGEIKALDELLRHAREHYAHVIVLAAAELKADVLCRVLGLVDKAFVILRQSPNQVYNYHLITAEMEKLNTGRKPHLKPLLYLEEGESAHGFTELFYRTEEIDPPALYGRMTSEGVGSLQVLRDCGKAREIQLRGIAREIAGTRIGLALSSGGAKGLSHIGVIQVLEEAGIEVDVVAGCSMGAYIASLWAHGHDGHLLEDLADEVKGRWGFFKLLDPSMPPRRGFIFGGAVKQRLERTIGQSHFSDMVRPLRIVATNYDTLERAVFASGQVSSAVHASSAIPGVCVPVEIGQEMFVDGGISDPLPVDVLREMGVERIIAVNTIPTPAYLRCVRDLEREKSAAEPKRFSLMQLINQHFNFFANGNILDNLMRSVHGAQIRVAEEACRNADVVLRPLSCDGKWHEFSNPGKYIALGRQAAQEQLDELRKLGKEPHECADPAQNRMAVAA, encoded by the coding sequence GTGTTCGCACCATTGACCGCAAATCTTCCTGCCATCGATACCATCACCAAGATAGGCACCTTGCTTGGAAAAGAGACAAACCGTCGGCCTTTGATTGTTTCCCTGGTCAATCACGATGCAGCTTTTGCTCTGACAGACTGGCTGAAATCCCCGCCGCACCTGAATGGTGAATTTATTCTCACACCGGCCATCGATCAAACTCATGGCGATACCGATTGGTTAAGCGCAAAACTGGGTGATGAAGCGGGTGAAATAAAGGCGCTCGATGAACTGCTCCGTCATGCGCGAGAACATTATGCGCATGTGATCGTGTTGGCGGCGGCCGAGTTGAAAGCAGATGTGCTTTGCCGGGTGTTAGGCTTGGTGGACAAGGCATTTGTCATTCTGCGTCAATCGCCGAACCAGGTTTACAACTATCATCTCATCACCGCGGAGATGGAGAAGTTGAATACGGGGCGCAAACCGCATCTCAAACCGCTCCTTTACCTGGAAGAAGGCGAGAGTGCTCATGGTTTCACCGAATTGTTTTATCGCACAGAAGAGATCGATCCGCCTGCGCTCTACGGTCGCATGACGAGTGAAGGCGTCGGCAGTCTGCAAGTGCTGCGGGATTGTGGGAAAGCACGCGAGATACAGCTTCGTGGCATAGCTCGGGAAATCGCCGGGACACGCATTGGCCTTGCACTTTCTTCCGGTGGAGCGAAAGGGCTGTCGCATATCGGAGTCATCCAAGTTTTGGAAGAAGCCGGTATCGAGGTGGATGTGGTGGCCGGTTGCAGCATGGGCGCTTACATCGCATCCCTCTGGGCGCATGGGCATGACGGGCATCTGTTGGAAGACTTGGCGGATGAAGTAAAGGGGCGCTGGGGATTCTTTAAGTTGTTGGATCCCTCCATGCCACCGCGGCGGGGCTTTATCTTTGGCGGTGCGGTCAAGCAACGGTTGGAGCGCACCATCGGTCAGTCGCACTTCTCGGACATGGTGCGGCCTTTGCGTATCGTCGCGACAAACTATGACACGTTGGAACGGGCAGTCTTCGCCAGTGGGCAAGTCTCCAGCGCAGTTCATGCGAGCAGTGCCATTCCCGGTGTTTGCGTGCCGGTTGAGATTGGCCAGGAGATGTTCGTGGATGGTGGCATCTCTGATCCATTACCTGTCGATGTGCTGCGGGAGATGGGCGTGGAACGGATCATCGCAGTGAACACGATTCCCACGCCCGCTTACTTGCGTTGTGTGCGTGATCTGGAGCGCGAGAAGTCGGCAGCGGAGCCGAAACGCTTCTCGCTGATGCAGCTCATCAACCAGCATTTCAATTTTTTTGCGAACGGCAACATCCTCGACAACCTCATGCGCAGCGTTCACGGCGCGCAGATACGCGTGGCCGAGGAAGCCTGCCGTAATGCGGACGTGGTGTTACGTCCGCTCTCGTGCGACGGCAAGTGGCACGAGTTCAGCAATCCCGGCAAGTACATCGCGCTTGGTCGCCAGGCCGCTCAGGAGCAGCTCGACGAGCTTCGCAAACTAGGAAAGGAACCCCATGAATGCGCTGACCCAGCTCAAAACCGGATGGCAGTCGCTGCCTAA
- a CDS encoding thiolase family protein codes for MKTQSLVIVDGVRTPFIKAGTDFAELGADELGRVAVNALLTRTGLDPVLVDEVIFGCVAQPADAANVARVIALRAGIPESVPALTVHRNCASGMEAVTQAYEHMMAGRGEVFIVGGAESMSQVPLMYPHSAAEKFTKLNKAKTLPQKLQAIAGFRPKDFSPRVGLLLGLTDPTCGLNMGQTAEVLARELGITREEQDAFAMESHRKALDATTRLAEEITPTYLPGKEPVVKDNGPRNDQTPEVLAKLRPIFERGTGTVTAGNSSQVTDGAVALLVMSEEMAEELNYKPLGYLKGYAYSGCNPERMGLGPLFAMDRLEEITGLELGDADLVEINEAFAAQVLAVLRAAASEKFSRKVLGRRLPLGEVPVDRLNVNGGSIALGHPVGATGARLILTALKELERRREKRALVSLCVGGGQGGALWLERSI; via the coding sequence GTGAAAACACAATCACTTGTGATCGTGGATGGTGTCCGCACACCTTTCATCAAGGCGGGAACAGACTTCGCGGAATTGGGTGCGGATGAATTGGGGCGCGTGGCAGTGAACGCCTTGCTCACACGCACGGGCTTGGATCCGGTGCTGGTGGATGAAGTGATCTTCGGTTGTGTTGCGCAACCGGCGGATGCGGCGAATGTGGCGCGGGTCATCGCCTTGCGCGCTGGAATTCCCGAAAGCGTTCCGGCACTGACGGTGCATCGCAACTGTGCCTCTGGCATGGAAGCGGTGACACAGGCGTATGAACACATGATGGCTGGTCGCGGCGAGGTATTCATTGTGGGTGGCGCGGAGAGCATGTCCCAAGTGCCGCTGATGTATCCGCATAGTGCAGCGGAGAAGTTCACGAAGTTGAACAAGGCGAAGACGTTGCCGCAGAAGTTGCAAGCCATAGCCGGTTTTCGCCCCAAAGATTTCAGTCCGCGTGTGGGATTGTTACTGGGGCTGACTGATCCGACTTGTGGATTGAACATGGGGCAAACGGCGGAAGTGCTGGCGCGGGAACTAGGTATCACACGCGAAGAGCAAGATGCCTTCGCGATGGAATCGCATCGTAAGGCATTGGATGCGACTACCCGTCTCGCCGAAGAAATCACGCCGACCTATCTGCCGGGCAAAGAACCGGTGGTGAAGGACAACGGGCCGCGCAACGATCAAACGCCGGAAGTGCTCGCAAAGTTGCGGCCGATCTTTGAGCGCGGCACGGGCACAGTCACAGCGGGTAATTCCTCCCAAGTCACGGATGGTGCGGTGGCCTTGCTGGTGATGAGCGAGGAGATGGCGGAGGAGCTGAACTACAAGCCGCTCGGTTATCTGAAAGGCTATGCCTACAGCGGCTGCAATCCGGAACGCATGGGCTTGGGGCCGCTCTTCGCGATGGATCGGTTGGAAGAGATCACGGGTTTGGAATTGGGCGATGCCGATCTGGTGGAGATCAATGAAGCGTTCGCCGCGCAAGTGCTCGCGGTATTGCGCGCAGCGGCTTCGGAGAAGTTTTCACGCAAAGTATTGGGTCGTCGGTTGCCGTTGGGCGAGGTGCCAGTCGACAGGTTGAATGTGAATGGTGGTTCGATCGCCCTGGGGCATCCGGTGGGAGCTACTGGGGCGCGGTTGATTTTGACGGCATTGAAGGAACTCGAACGACGCCGGGAGAAGCGGGCTTTGGTTTCGCTCTGTGTGGGCGGCGGCCAAGGTGGCGCACTTTGGCTGGAAAGGAGCATATGA
- a CDS encoding autorepressor SdpR family transcription factor, which translates to MDSLFKALNDPTRRKILELLRRKPMTAGDIADQFQISKPSISHHLDLLKQADLILAERQGQFITYSLNTTVLDECLAWLMDLSKPAKKETPHEFAKKRVAATVHPRRAILRRRPAVG; encoded by the coding sequence ATGGACAGCCTTTTCAAGGCGTTGAACGACCCGACCCGCCGCAAGATCCTCGAACTCTTGCGGCGCAAGCCCATGACGGCGGGTGACATTGCCGACCAGTTCCAGATCAGCAAGCCCAGCATCTCGCACCATCTCGATCTGCTGAAGCAGGCGGACCTGATTCTCGCGGAGCGGCAAGGGCAGTTCATCACCTATTCGTTGAACACGACGGTGTTGGATGAGTGCCTGGCCTGGTTGATGGACCTGTCCAAACCTGCAAAGAAGGAGACGCCTCATGAATTTGCTAAAAAAAGAGTGGCTGCAACTGTTCATCCTCGCCGTGCCATTTTGCGCCGCCGCCCTGCTGTGGGATAA
- a CDS encoding 3-hydroxyacyl-CoA dehydrogenase NAD-binding domain-containing protein has translation MKITKPITERLVTQAGKGDITPIEVTSPAGGAVQHEVLADGTCVLTFDCPGTSANVFNESVLRELDEHIGIIGSDARVKGLVLRSAKESIFIAGADLHALSASLESSAEPSPGLAEFIELGQRVFTHLAALKVPTVAAIHGACVGGGMELALACDYRIASPDKVTKLGFPETQLGILPAWGGCTRLPKLVGLPTALDLILKGKMLPARKAQKVGLVDATAPKERLLDLARQWLRKGKRPASRKLNVLLTNNSPVARLTLPYVRTKVMKETYGHYPAALKALEVTCLGVGAKEEESLKRERDAILALAGTEASRNLMRLFFLQERAKKIQAETGFSLRPVAGRKVAKSFDNLPLIKRPAVIGAGVMGAGIAHWLSSRKLPVLMRDINPDAVARGMTAIHKNYDEAVKRHILTRTEARAGYDRIYPGTGDVSLRNMDIVIEAAVEKMDLKKELFRKLAAQTGPETILATNTSALSVSEIADSTPSPDRVVGIHFFNPVHRMQLVEVVVGHHTDPMVLERAVRFVQQIGKLPVVVSDSPGFLVNRILMPYLMEAATLFTAGARIEDIDAAMLEFGMPMGPLRLVDEVGLDVAHHVAETLTLHFNDRMNTPAVLKSMLGAGLLGKKSGQGFYRHEQKKPLPNEAVRMYQQPSWADKLSRADLQRRMVLLMVNEAARCLEEEVVTAPEDVDFAMVMGTGFAPFRGGPLRYADSLGLARVVKEMQHEADMGDPYFTPCSLLQRKALRNETFYPQKGVIV, from the coding sequence ATGAAGATCACGAAACCCATCACGGAGCGGTTGGTCACCCAGGCAGGGAAAGGTGACATTACGCCCATTGAAGTGACATCACCGGCAGGCGGTGCGGTGCAACATGAAGTGCTGGCGGATGGCACGTGCGTGCTCACGTTCGATTGTCCGGGCACCTCCGCCAATGTCTTCAATGAATCGGTGCTGAGAGAATTGGATGAGCACATCGGCATCATCGGAAGTGATGCTCGTGTGAAGGGGCTCGTGCTGCGCAGTGCCAAGGAATCTATTTTTATCGCGGGCGCAGATTTACACGCGCTGTCCGCTTCGCTGGAATCGTCAGCCGAGCCGTCACCCGGTCTGGCGGAGTTCATCGAACTCGGGCAGCGCGTCTTCACTCATCTGGCCGCACTGAAAGTGCCGACCGTGGCAGCTATCCACGGTGCCTGTGTCGGTGGTGGCATGGAGCTGGCACTGGCTTGCGATTACCGCATCGCCTCACCGGACAAGGTGACGAAGCTGGGCTTTCCCGAAACACAGCTTGGGATACTACCGGCATGGGGTGGCTGCACGCGCTTGCCGAAACTTGTCGGTTTACCTACGGCGTTGGATCTCATCCTGAAAGGGAAAATGCTTCCGGCTCGTAAGGCACAGAAGGTCGGGCTGGTGGATGCCACGGCACCAAAGGAACGGTTGCTCGATCTGGCGCGGCAATGGTTACGGAAGGGTAAACGTCCGGCTTCTCGCAAGCTGAACGTATTGCTTACAAATAATTCGCCCGTGGCGCGGTTAACCTTGCCTTATGTGCGCACGAAGGTGATGAAGGAGACGTATGGCCACTATCCGGCAGCGCTCAAGGCGTTGGAAGTGACCTGTCTTGGTGTAGGTGCGAAAGAGGAAGAGTCATTGAAGCGTGAACGTGATGCGATTCTCGCGCTGGCAGGTACAGAAGCTTCGCGGAACTTGATGCGGCTTTTCTTCCTGCAAGAGCGGGCGAAGAAAATCCAAGCGGAAACGGGCTTCAGCCTGCGGCCGGTGGCGGGGAGGAAAGTTGCGAAGTCTTTCGATAATCTGCCGCTGATCAAGCGACCTGCGGTCATTGGTGCGGGTGTGATGGGGGCAGGCATCGCGCACTGGCTCAGTTCTCGCAAGCTGCCGGTGTTGATGCGTGATATCAATCCGGATGCGGTGGCGAGGGGCATGACGGCGATCCATAAAAATTATGATGAGGCTGTGAAGCGGCACATTCTCACGCGCACCGAAGCGCGTGCAGGCTATGACCGCATCTATCCCGGCACAGGTGATGTCTCCTTGCGGAACATGGACATCGTCATCGAAGCAGCAGTGGAGAAGATGGATCTGAAAAAGGAATTGTTCCGCAAGCTCGCGGCGCAAACAGGGCCGGAAACGATTCTGGCGACGAACACGTCGGCACTTTCCGTCTCGGAGATCGCCGACTCCACACCTTCACCGGATCGTGTGGTAGGCATCCATTTCTTCAATCCCGTGCATCGCATGCAGCTGGTGGAAGTGGTGGTCGGTCATCACACAGACCCGATGGTGCTGGAACGGGCGGTGCGATTTGTACAGCAGATCGGCAAGCTGCCTGTGGTGGTAAGCGACAGTCCGGGCTTCCTCGTGAACCGCATTTTGATGCCATATCTGATGGAAGCAGCCACGTTGTTCACTGCAGGGGCGCGAATTGAAGATATTGATGCGGCGATGTTGGAGTTCGGGATGCCGATGGGGCCATTGCGGCTGGTAGATGAAGTGGGACTGGACGTCGCACATCATGTAGCCGAGACGCTGACGCTGCATTTCAATGACCGGATGAACACACCTGCGGTGCTGAAAAGCATGTTAGGTGCGGGCTTGTTGGGGAAGAAGAGCGGTCAAGGCTTCTACCGGCATGAGCAGAAGAAACCGCTGCCGAACGAGGCGGTAAGGATGTATCAGCAACCAAGCTGGGCGGATAAACTGTCCCGTGCTGATCTGCAACGGCGCATGGTGTTGCTGATGGTCAATGAAGCAGCACGGTGCTTGGAAGAAGAGGTTGTGACTGCGCCGGAGGATGTGGACTTCGCGATGGTCATGGGCACGGGCTTCGCACCATTCCGGGGCGGGCCCTTGCGCTATGCGGATTCGCTCGGCCTCGCACGCGTGGTGAAGGAGATGCAGCACGAGGCGGACATGGGTGATCCTTATTTTACGCCTTGCTCGTTGCTACAACGCAAAGCTTTGCGCAATGAAACGTTCTATCCCCAGAAAGGAGTAATCGTATGA